In the genome of Lactuca sativa cultivar Salinas chromosome 3, Lsat_Salinas_v11, whole genome shotgun sequence, the window ATTGCAAAATTTTGCAATTCCGGAGCATCTCCTCCATGTAATTTCCACCATTCATCTAATGGAAAATAACAAAATATTATTCTAATATTTTACTGTAATTCACTATTAAAAAAAAGTTACTTGGACGAGTAGTATTGCGAGAAGAGAAAACAAGTTTTCTACCAAAACCACTTTCATGCTCACGAAACAACTTTAGTTGGTCCATAAGAGTTAGACCATCCACAGTATCAGCACTGCTATAACGCTTAATCATATccattaacccccccccccccccccccccccaaccacCTCTGGTTTCTTAGAAATTTTTTCTTGATCATTGAAAGACCGAATTCAACCAATAAGCAGAAGCATGAAGACTCTTACACAACATCCTATCCCACCGATTTTTAATGATGTTAGTATATGGCGTGTACAACTCTTTGTTGTTGCGAAAAAGTTTCTTAATTCCTTTTTTTGCCCTATACATCCCTTCGTATACATAACCTAAAAAACatcaattaaaataataaaatgataataTATTTGTAAACATCAttaaattatataatatatatatatatatatatatatatatatatatatatatatatatatatatatatatatatatatatatatacctaaagCCGACTTCTCATCCGAATCACAAATACGTAAAAGTCTCAACATTGGAGTCATCACCTTTACTATGATAGCACAATTATTCCAAAAGCTCTCATTCAATATGATAAGCTTAACTTCTTTTGCTTTTTCTAATCTAATCACTTTTTTTATAATCCGGGGAGGTGACCATAGCTTGCAAATCATGTTTGTGATCACATAAACTCTTCAATGCTATAAATGCAGTACCAAAATGAGTAGCACCCGGACGAATAATCTATGTCCAACCTGGTCTTTTGTTAACCAATTTAATGGCCATTTGTGGTTATAAACAAAAACTATAACCCTCGATGCAAGTGTAACCAAATCAGCGACTTCATGCATCTCCGGCATATCCTTCATAATCAAGTTCATACAGTGAGTTGCATAAGGAGACCATGCAATGGACAAATACTTCTCACATAACAATCTTCCTGCAACCTTATAGTTTGCGGCATTATCAGTAACTAAATGAACGGCATTCCGATGACCAACAATCTCACTAAACAAGTTGCATAATGTTTGGGCATTACTCTCAATATCCGATGCATTAAGTGATTTGATGAATGATATCCCTTTTGCACAATACACCATAAAATTGATAAGGGGTCTTTATCTTTTATCCCGCCACCCATTACCCATAGTTGTACAACCATTTTCTGCCCAGTAACGTCTATAAGAATCAACTATAAGTTGTACAGACTGTTTCGCATCTTTCAACAACGTGACACACATAGCATGATATGAAGGCCCCGTGTATCCATGACCCATACTAGCGACTTTGCTCATTGTTATTTGGAAAAGGGGAGAATTCACGACATTCATAGGTATACAAGAATCATAAAACCACATAGAAAGAGCTAAATCTGTATCATGCCATCTTTCCTTACTTTGCAATGTTGCCTTAATCGATGGTTGAGAAGGATCATGCATACCTCGTTTGAAAAAAGGTGGCATGGTTTGTGTTTGGGAGGTATGAGGAGCTTTTCTCTTTCCATCTTTTTTTGAGTTGATTGTTGGGTCAGTACTTGaacgtcatcatcatcatcatcaacatcatacATGTTATCTACATTCACCCCCGAGGTATCAGTAAGCACACTAGCATGtttctcttttgttttttttttggcatTTTCATCTAgtgaacttttcaagacaaaatttatATCTCCTGGACAACTCGGACACGCTGAAATAGCACCTGGCACTCTAGTAAGGTGTTGTTTCATTCTATTGATACCTCCACCGTTATACgttttttttacaaaaagtaCAAAAGTATGCCTTTTTTCTGCCTCCACCATCAAGTTGAGTAATATACCTCAAACCAGATGGGACGATATTCAACTATGCTTCTTTGGATGGATTGGAACTTGAACCGGGAGTGCTCATAATATATACTATAATAGAAACACAAACAACCAATGTTACATTTATATCAAATTGTTATTAATCCTAAACAAGTAAACATGTTAAACAATCCTAAATAATCATAAAAGAAAAGTGATATTAACAGAGAAACAATGAACATGCTAAACAATCCTAAGCAATCATAAACAAGTAAACATGCTAAACAATCCAAATTATTTATGAAAATAATACTTTCTAACTAAAATAGTGACTAAAACATGCTAGCAAGTCAGGTACTCAGTTTGGAATCAACGTTAAGTTATTAACTGTCTAAAAGCTCCAAAATAGTGACTAAAACTAAACGCCTATATATGGCTCCTGTGTTGGGGTTGGGACTATTTTCAGATCATAAAATATTGGTTTGAGTCTATATAAAAGAGAAACATTGAAACAGTTATAGCCTGATAGGAACTAGTGATTACCTACCTTTGTATTATGGAAGTGTCGACTATGGTGGAAATCGGAGGAATCAGAAATCCTCACCGAGTCGCTGATGGTGGAGTAGAGCACAAATTGGAGAAATCAACAATCCTTTCCCTTTcggttgtgacaaccgtcaatttccggttaagccaaagtcaaataaagtcaacaagtcaaaccggtcaactcaattaacccttgtatattaagGTTTACATTATGTTTACTATTGTAAAACACCCTATCTTAATGCAAAGTATCACTGTGAGTCTTCACGTGTTCGGAAAAtataaaccctaatcagggtaaatgatggaactactcgataaaacattattaCACACCCTCCGGGGACGTATAACACTCATAACGAGGCTTAATGGGGTTTACGAACCTTGCATTTCGAAGCTAAACACTCGCAAAGGTCACAaacaaagtctctctcaatctctctcgctctatctctctctctctctctctcccaaatctctctcatagcctatctcaactttttataatcactcggggcatcccgacccttaatttAGTCAAAAACTGCTCAAAACGGGAAGATTATTCAGAAATCAGCAAAAAGGGGGCGAAACCTCTCAAGAACCGAACCTCCCTTAGAAGTCGAACCCTAAGAAGCAAAGTGACTATGAGCCGAAGCCGAAGGTCCCTTTCGGACTGAAACCCTAGCGATCCGAAACAACTCCAAGTGAATCGAAACCCCGAGGATCGAAATGCCCTAACGAACTGAATTGTTGAGGACCGTAACCACCCGAGAACCGAACTCCTTCTAGAATCGAACCCAATTTCGGTTCCGCTCGCTCCGCTTCGCCTTCGCCTTTGCTTCTCGTGCACCTTCTCCTGTCTTCGCTTTCACTTCTTCTCTACGAGTTTCGCCTGTAACACTGCTTGGACCGAGCCTTCTATCGGTTCTCAAGGACTGAACCCTCACGGGTTCACCTCTCAAACCCGAATTTCGACCACtttcgcgttttaagcccgtttttcatgattttaacatGTGATTTTctcccaaactcatattttgggATATAAGGCtctatatattcatattttaatcaaattttgaggGAAATCTTTACCTAAGAATAATATCTATTATGTAAGATATTGatttggagtgttgactttttgtaacatccagattttcaGGGATATCATTGTGTATGTTAATCTTGATATtgaaggagagactcgacgagttgagggtccaactcgctgagttgaatCGAGTTTCTCGCGTgaatttaatgaatggactcgacgagtcaaaggtgggactcgccgagtaggtactgggcagagaaaccctaatttcgcggGTTTGgtacctatttaaaggcacttatagcctcatttgtggCTACCcttccttgagagaaaaccctaaacaTGCATAGAGAGCCATGAGAGTCTTGGATGCTAAAACTTGGAGTAGACTAGTGCATCTCTTGAGGAGAATAAGAGATCATCCAACAAGGAAGCTAGAGAATCAATAGATCTGGTGTACCTCCGTGCAAGGGCTTGAGTAAGAGGTAAAATCTTGCACCTTTCTTGttattttgcttagatcttgttgatatggaagattagggtttcttccaccaTTCTTGGGACTTTAAATGCATAAGGTCCCTTTTGAGGTCTAGATTTCAGATCTGGACTCtgtgaggtccagagagtccaaaGATGATAGCTTTATTTAGCCATACAAGAGTTATTGTGGTTAATCATCCTTGTTCGGGTTATATTGGCATTATGAGACCTATATGCCATGTTTAaatgtaaagcttgcagctttacgtgtcAATCGACCCTTAGGatggtagatctagtgtttggggTGATGGATCTGCCTTAAATCGTTGGAATGAGGAATCTGattgaagggactcgccgagtccatggcctgactcgacgagtcagttagggtttgtcccgatgagttTGTTCATGCGATAACTCAGCGATTTGGGGGTCAACTTGACGAGCTGAGCTGGACTTCTAGAGACTTCTGAGGaaatgaggggactcgacgaggtgcatgagtgcactcgacgagtcaggtcaaacatggactattaacttgagttaacttttgttgactttggggtttAGTCAACGTGAGTAATGGAAACCATGGAGAGGTAGGATGGCCTTTTATCCACTTCAAGAGTTAGACAGAGAAAGCAGGTAGCCTTTTGAATAGGCGAGTGTTAATAGAgcattaattagagatattcatcCTATGTGATAGGCAGAGGCTAGTTCAAGATTTCCAAGTATGAGACTGTTATTTGCTGGCTtgctaggtgagtcttctcactatactttaccttgagtggtaattagagttatgtgacagagtatattgtgtgctatgtatgtgatgtgttgcactgcattatttctatttgatttatgctgtgtgtactccagagtttacagagttagggccggaaggtccacagagttagggccagagggcccacagacttatagcctcgagtggctaatatgtgttatatgtggtattttggggaactcactaagcttcgtgcttaccatgttatgtgttatgtgtttcaggttgttctcgggatcgcgggaaggcgccgacatgatttgtacacactggcaTAGGATTAtgtttttgagattctgggatatgttttattgtgATGACATTGGATACACATGAGATTTTGAGaatattatatgagtttatttgTGTTGAAAAACGAAAAGTTCTtttaaaatttacgtcgttacacttTTCCATAAAGTAATGACACAAGATATCTCCCATACTCACTCTATGGCAACCTCCAGTCACTATTCATCTCTAGCTATTCACCTATTTGTCCTATCACACTCTTCTTCAACAAGATATCTTGATCAAAGGCTGGAAAATCCTTATCTCTCCTCCCACCTTATTCACTCTTTCACCAAAAAGCAAACacatctctctcactttctctctctaagaacTCGAGACTCCAAGGCAGGTATTAAGCTTTTCActcacttttggtaagtattttcATCCTACTTTTGaacattcttcacaccttcactaAATTATGGTTCTCTCATAACAAATATCACAATATTTGTTCTTAGATCTTCAACTCTCTAAGCTTTtaccaagtgttcttgacttggaaacctcTTTTCTTTAGCATTCATCTaaggaaatcactcaaggtgagttcatacccccacattttcatgttttcttcaagttttagggggcggggggaatacaagttaaaacaccaaaaacctaactaaactcaaacatcaGGTTTCAACAGGAAAGTTTagttccattcacggactgttctGACCAACTTAAACTTAAAGtatttcaaaactgtttaatatgaaaatagttaagttttatacttttaaaatgaatacttgcacatgttcatacgatttgtctacaatttatggtgatttttacaaaacggtctatcactgtagctatgaattcggaccagtctgtgaatatgaacgttttcacacaagttagagatcactaaaaatcataataaaaattatgaacaaactagacatatTTTCTAAACTCTAGgagtttacggattcagtttttgacttcgtatgagtttTCTGTGATtcttctaaaacagtgcagaaaagttaaaaactagttaaacaACTTACAActtttataacactttgtaacatgttgagcaaattGTTTATTTTTTGATGAAATTATATTTTACTTGTGTTTCTGTTGAATCACATTTATATAACAGAAATTACTCACTGAAATGTAAGAGTCCTTTGTCATTACAAACAATACAAGATGAaacataataagtatagttatgtTTTGCTAAACTACGACTTACACAAGGAAGGTTTTTCACTCAATACAAATGGGTTTCATTTACTAcacaataaactataataggtatagtttatggtttTCACATTACAAGTATATTACACGAAATGGGGGTTCAATCCCAACAcagaaaaggttttacactcacactacacgtaaactcgttaTCATAATTTGTGAGACTAGtcttcattgtactcttagagtacgggttaaaatgtctattagttataaccagagtctcttgtagggagagcattaTAATTGTGTAtcgatctatattgggattgacaacccacacCCATTGCTGCTTGCAACAGCCCGACCGGCCAGtcgggggtgacaaatgtcatatttatttcAACGCTTGAAGAACATCGCGTGCAGGTTATCTCTATTATAGtgtggttatagcgactcacatagggagataACGACACACATATAGTTTACGGGAATTTCTACTTTAAAAAGGGGCTTTATCTATTTAAAACTGCACACCTCGTTACAAGTGTGAAACATACATACACTtggtcttgggatttaagactacataacatttattaaagaaaatattggatttttcttgggtatacattacatttacaaacaaaggttttcaaactctacatccaaaaacttatgaactcaccaacttaattgttgacatttttttaaaactacttgtattctcagtaaTCAGTAAAATAGGTAACTACCatcttttgaggatgggacgctacggcttcaagaatatattttgtcattatattgtaatcgattttgaaacatgtaaacttgtgAAATCATGTAACTTTCTCgattatatttataatggttgtatttactttgagcactattatactcgttgttgtgatactatacatgaagtcctccaccctcggacgtttccgccatcattggtttgggggtgtgacagtcgaTTGAAAATCAAAGAAACTGAAAATCGGAGGTACTCTTGTGTTAGTCGACATTAGGTTTAGAGTTTGGGTTGCAAACGGTTCTCCCTTCTGTTGATATTGGATGCGCAATTGAGATAGTGTTTGCTTTTTCCCTgatgatttttgaaaaaaaaattaaataaaaccaGTTCTGGAGGAGGTTGGACCGCGAGTCGACAAAAACCGGCATTTTTTTACGGTT includes:
- the LOC128132732 gene encoding uncharacterized protein LOC128132732 translates to MPPFFKRGMHDPSQPSIKATLQSKERWHDTDLALSMWFYDSCIPMNVVNSPLFQITMSKVASMGHGYTGPSYHAMCVTLLKDAKQSVQLIVDSYRRYWAENGCTTMGISFIKSLNASDIESNAQTLCNLFSEIVGHRNAVHLVTDNAANYKVAGRLLCEKYLSIAWSPYATHCMNLIMKDMPEMHEVADLVTLASRVIVFVYNHKWPLNWLTKDQLWSPPRIIKKVIRLEKAKEVKLIILNESFWNNCAIIVKVMTPMLRLLRICDSDEKSALGYVYEGMYRAKKGIKKLFRNNKELYTPYTNIIKNRWDRMLCKSLHASAYWLNSVFQ